Proteins encoded together in one Ammoniphilus sp. CFH 90114 window:
- a CDS encoding response regulator transcription factor — protein sequence MKEKETILIIDDDKNIHKLIEVYLKNEGFHLLQAFDGVEALAILSREDVHLIILDMMMPKMDGMETCMKIRENKNIPIIFLTAKSEDMDLIRGLSIGADDYMTKPFNPLELVARVKSHLRRYMTLQGRGDSGNNKDEIKIGEIRINGKTREVTVGGKEVKLARREFDILELFARNKDIVFSIQQIYEKVWNEAFLGSENTVMVHIRKLREKIEENPKEPKYIKTVWGVGYKLESY from the coding sequence ATGAAAGAAAAAGAAACCATACTCATTATTGATGACGACAAAAATATTCACAAGCTCATTGAAGTTTATCTAAAAAACGAAGGATTTCACCTACTTCAAGCCTTCGACGGAGTAGAAGCATTGGCAATTCTGAGCAGAGAAGATGTTCATCTGATCATTTTGGATATGATGATGCCTAAAATGGACGGGATGGAAACCTGTATGAAAATACGGGAGAACAAGAACATTCCTATTATTTTCTTAACCGCTAAGTCGGAAGACATGGATCTAATAAGGGGGTTGTCTATTGGAGCTGACGATTATATGACGAAGCCTTTTAATCCCTTAGAATTGGTGGCTAGAGTCAAATCTCATCTTCGAAGGTATATGACGCTGCAAGGTCGAGGGGATTCTGGTAACAACAAAGATGAAATAAAAATTGGGGAAATAAGGATTAACGGAAAAACACGTGAGGTAACCGTTGGAGGCAAGGAAGTAAAATTAGCCCGTAGGGAATTTGATATTCTAGAATTGTTTGCCCGAAATAAGGATATTGTCTTTAGTATTCAACAAATATACGAAAAAGTATGGAATGAAGCGTTTCTTGGCTCAGAGAATACGGTGATGGTTCATATTCGAAAACTAAGAGAAAAAATCGAGGAAAATCCCAAAGAGCCCAAATACATTAAAACGGTTTGGGGTGTGGGTTATAAACTGGAATCATACTAA
- a CDS encoding CarD family transcriptional regulator, with protein MMFQVGDKIFYPMHGAGIVEAIEEKEILGEKKLYYILHFSLTSMQLMVPTHPNTESSLRGVVDSDTVQKALTICHGEEADTSISHRQQKHRINMDKMKSGDIFEGASVFRDLMILSKDRKLNQADRTMLNHAQQMLVSELSLVLEVDQYQASSLLESPHK; from the coding sequence ATGATGTTTCAAGTCGGCGACAAAATCTTTTATCCCATGCACGGTGCAGGTATTGTTGAAGCCATTGAAGAAAAAGAAATATTAGGTGAAAAGAAGCTGTATTATATTTTGCACTTTTCTTTGACAAGTATGCAACTGATGGTTCCTACACATCCGAATACCGAATCTTCACTGCGCGGAGTGGTGGATAGTGACACCGTACAAAAGGCCCTCACCATTTGTCATGGAGAGGAAGCAGACACCTCCATCTCTCATCGACAACAGAAACATCGGATTAATATGGATAAGATGAAAAGCGGAGATATTTTTGAGGGAGCTAGTGTATTTCGAGATTTAATGATACTGAGTAAGGATCGAAAGCTCAATCAAGCCGATCGAACGATGCTCAACCATGCCCAGCAAATGCTTGTCAGCGAGCTCTCCCTTGTCTTGGAAGTGGATCAGTACCAGGCGTCGAGTTTATTAGAATCTCCCCATAAATAG
- a CDS encoding spore coat protein, which yields MFPGLGFGAPGFGVYPGLGFGAPGFGLYPGLGFGAPGFGLYPGLGFGAPGFGLYPGLGFGRPGFGLYPGLGFGRPGFGYPYYRNPAYPYRCC from the coding sequence ATATTCCCAGGTCTAGGTTTTGGTGCTCCAGGCTTCGGTGTCTATCCAGGTCTAGGTTTTGGTGCTCCAGGCTTCGGTCTATATCCAGGTCTAGGTTTTGGTGCCCCAGGCTTCGGTCTATATCCAGGTCTAGGTTTTGGTGCTCCAGGCTTCGGTTTATATCCAGGTCTAGGTTTTGGTCGCCCCGGTTTCGGATTGTATCCAGGTCTAGGTTTTGGTCGTCCAGGTTTTGGATACCCGTATTATAGAAATCCAGCTTACCCTTACCGTTGTTGTTAA
- a CDS encoding DMT family transporter: MKSTLLGAICLSLAAAIWGGMYVVSKYVLDYVPPLTLVWFRYIVAFAVLYAALKWTRRGKEKLKLSKQDWKLFVWIGFIGYFASISFQFMGTKLSDAHTGALVTSATPAFIVIFARLVLKERITWAKLVALLLSSVGVTFIIGYDGTHGDYFWGVLFLIGAALTWALLSVYAKVASVRHDTLTLTTYAVFFALLFTTPVMAWEIQTAQIQLNTSVIFGILYLGVISTAGAFFLWNKGMELMDASVGALFFFLQPVVGTFFGWLLLGEQLELNFLVGAVFILLGVSITTFHKESLTDAKPLVQKS; encoded by the coding sequence ATGAAGTCCACTTTACTTGGAGCCATTTGTTTATCATTAGCCGCCGCGATCTGGGGTGGCATGTATGTCGTTAGTAAGTATGTCTTAGATTACGTTCCGCCTCTTACCTTGGTTTGGTTTCGCTATATTGTTGCGTTTGCCGTTCTATATGCTGCTTTAAAATGGACCAGACGAGGCAAAGAGAAGCTCAAGCTATCCAAACAGGACTGGAAACTGTTTGTGTGGATTGGTTTTATCGGATACTTTGCATCCATCTCTTTCCAATTTATGGGGACAAAGCTTTCAGATGCTCACACCGGAGCGCTTGTAACCTCAGCAACACCTGCCTTCATCGTCATCTTTGCTCGCTTGGTGCTAAAAGAGCGGATTACCTGGGCAAAGCTCGTCGCCTTACTCCTATCGAGTGTTGGAGTGACCTTCATTATTGGTTATGATGGAACTCATGGCGATTACTTCTGGGGAGTTCTATTCCTTATTGGGGCGGCCTTAACTTGGGCTCTTCTCTCCGTGTATGCCAAAGTGGCATCCGTTCGTCACGACACACTAACCCTAACAACCTATGCGGTGTTCTTTGCTTTACTATTTACAACACCTGTTATGGCATGGGAAATACAAACAGCCCAAATCCAGTTAAATACTTCGGTCATCTTCGGCATTCTCTATCTAGGAGTCATCTCCACAGCGGGAGCCTTCTTCTTATGGAATAAGGGAATGGAATTAATGGATGCATCAGTCGGGGCTTTATTTTTCTTCTTACAGCCTGTCGTCGGCACTTTCTTCGGATGGCTGCTCCTAGGTGAACAGCTGGAACTGAACTTCTTGGTCGGCGCCGTGTTCATTCTTCTTGGGGTATCGATTACCACTTTTCATAAAGAAAGCTTGACGGACGCCAAACCTTTGGTACAGAAATCTTGA
- a CDS encoding methyl-accepting chemotaxis protein, with the protein MRTSIKARMIVIFSSLILLSGVLTSLISINTSMKIVTDSLGNQALSITQQALKIMDTEQYLGITVESGETDYYYELRDKLNEIRETNGLIYLYTMGRKQASSGYEYIYMVDGMPKGSEDVSALGDVENEIQEYPQIVKAFETGEQQVGEMSYTDEYGALISSYVPIKSKSGEVIGILGADLDATHVYSSMQESKLKIMMLTLFIVLISIILIYITTTSIIKPLQKLSQSVEFIGKGDLTVSMESQRTDEIGRLTHSFNQMLQDLKAIISAINHSSSELNHTTSQLLIGATETKVASGEMAVTMEQIADNVSEQHKSLSESAQVIQEISMSINHVANNSAIVSELSAKTQEEVELGRQKIDKLNQQMNTISSSVNESSSSIMTLKRHSKEIESIVSIIQEISSQTNLLALNAAIEAARAGEAGKGFAVVADEVRKLAEQSEESTVRISDIIDQINKDTTQTVEIMEVVLTDVKEGIHAVGETGDVFRNIFVAIEEVNEKIQEVTATSEEMSAATEEITASAHETAKIAEQASADTRNTVNITSNQEALITEMSMLIEKLADMSSNMKELTEKFRL; encoded by the coding sequence ATGAGAACCAGTATTAAAGCTAGAATGATTGTGATTTTTTCAAGTTTAATCTTGCTGTCCGGTGTACTAACTAGCTTAATATCAATAAATACGTCCATGAAGATTGTAACGGATTCATTGGGTAACCAAGCTTTATCAATTACCCAACAAGCTTTAAAAATAATGGATACAGAGCAATATCTAGGGATTACAGTTGAGTCAGGGGAGACGGATTATTATTATGAGCTGAGAGACAAGCTGAATGAGATTCGAGAAACCAATGGTTTAATCTATTTATATACAATGGGGCGGAAACAAGCGAGTAGTGGTTATGAGTATATCTATATGGTAGACGGTATGCCAAAGGGTTCTGAAGATGTATCTGCTCTAGGGGATGTGGAGAATGAAATACAGGAATATCCACAGATTGTGAAAGCCTTTGAAACAGGAGAGCAACAAGTGGGTGAGATGAGCTATACAGATGAATATGGGGCGTTGATATCATCCTATGTTCCCATTAAATCAAAATCTGGTGAGGTCATCGGTATCCTTGGTGCAGATTTGGATGCCACCCATGTTTATTCTTCTATGCAAGAAAGTAAATTGAAGATCATGATGCTTACCCTATTTATCGTATTGATTAGTATCATTCTTATTTACATAACCACGACATCCATCATAAAACCTCTCCAAAAATTGAGTCAAAGTGTTGAATTCATTGGAAAAGGGGATTTAACCGTTTCGATGGAATCACAGAGAACAGATGAAATAGGAAGACTAACTCATTCCTTTAATCAAATGCTTCAGGATTTAAAAGCGATCATTTCCGCAATCAACCACAGTTCATCTGAATTAAATCATACAACCTCACAACTATTAATAGGCGCCACAGAAACAAAAGTTGCAAGTGGCGAAATGGCGGTGACAATGGAACAAATCGCTGACAATGTGAGTGAACAGCATAAGAGCTTAAGTGAAAGTGCACAAGTTATTCAAGAGATTTCAATGAGTATAAACCATGTTGCGAATAATTCTGCAATTGTATCAGAGCTTTCTGCCAAAACACAGGAGGAAGTTGAACTTGGTAGACAAAAAATTGACAAATTAAATCAACAAATGAATACGATTAGTAGTTCTGTCAATGAATCGTCGAGTTCAATTATGACTCTAAAAAGACATTCTAAAGAAATTGAATCTATTGTGAGCATCATTCAAGAAATTTCTTCTCAAACGAATTTGCTCGCATTGAATGCGGCCATTGAAGCAGCTCGAGCTGGTGAGGCTGGAAAAGGATTTGCCGTTGTGGCTGATGAAGTTCGTAAACTTGCTGAACAATCGGAAGAATCAACGGTTAGGATCAGCGATATAATAGATCAAATCAACAAGGATACTACTCAAACCGTAGAGATCATGGAAGTGGTTTTAACCGACGTAAAAGAGGGAATCCACGCCGTAGGAGAAACTGGAGATGTATTTAGAAACATTTTTGTGGCGATAGAAGAAGTGAATGAGAAGATTCAAGAAGTAACAGCAACATCTGAAGAAATGTCTGCAGCTACGGAGGAGATCACGGCATCCGCACATGAAACAGCAAAAATTGCAGAACAAGCTTCAGCAGATACTAGAAATACGGTTAACATTACTTCGAATCAAGAAGCGTTGATTACCGAAATGTCCATGTTGATTGAAAAGCTTGCAGATATGTCCTCTAATATGAAGGAGCTAACCGAAAAATTTAGATTGTAG
- a CDS encoding PAS domain S-box protein — MEPKRICKLINSSSQSKLIEEELKESEEKYRQLVDIAPDAIVVHHHGNILYVNQAGVTLLGAERAEDILGKSFLDFIHPDDQELTRKRIEQVQHKNQTIGAVQKRLIRLDKQCIHVETTAAPIHYKGVLVTQKIIRDVTERVQTEAIMRDREEKYRLITENMCDLIGILDLNGVIQYASPSHRWVLGYSPEIIMGLSVIDFIHPGDLSYFQKQYDRMIQSKSTSQVEFRCRHDNGNWVVLEAQGNPIIEGSGEVKHIVFVARDITERKRSEELLRKTKNLSIVGELAAGVAHEIRNPLTSIKGFIELLQTGITKPEYFEILSMEMNRLESIIEEFLLLAKPQVVDFKETDVNSILYHVITLLHNQAIIKNIEMLYELASELPPLRCDPNKLKQVFINLVKNAIDAIDDRGRITIQTYLIDADTIRVRIADNGCGISDHRLKFLGEPFYSTKEKGVGLGIMVSYKIIKEHQGTLSFQSEVDQGTIVDVNLPLGSN, encoded by the coding sequence ATGGAACCAAAAAGAATATGCAAACTTATTAATAGCAGTTCGCAAAGCAAGCTAATAGAGGAGGAACTCAAAGAAAGTGAAGAAAAATACCGTCAATTAGTCGATATTGCCCCGGATGCCATTGTCGTTCACCATCATGGGAACATCCTTTATGTTAATCAGGCGGGGGTTACTCTATTGGGAGCAGAACGTGCCGAGGATATTTTGGGAAAGTCTTTTCTAGATTTTATCCACCCGGATGACCAAGAGTTGACAAGAAAACGGATCGAACAGGTTCAGCATAAGAATCAAACTATCGGTGCTGTTCAAAAGAGACTTATTCGTTTGGATAAACAATGCATCCATGTGGAAACCACTGCCGCTCCCATTCATTATAAAGGAGTACTGGTGACTCAAAAAATCATACGAGATGTTACAGAACGTGTACAAACTGAGGCGATCATGCGAGATCGTGAGGAAAAGTATAGACTGATTACCGAAAACATGTGTGATTTGATAGGAATTTTAGATTTAAATGGAGTCATACAGTATGCATCGCCTTCCCATCGATGGGTGTTGGGTTATTCACCTGAAATTATTATGGGTCTATCCGTTATCGATTTTATTCATCCAGGAGATCTGTCTTACTTCCAAAAGCAATATGATCGGATGATTCAGTCGAAGTCAACGTCCCAAGTGGAATTTCGTTGCAGACATGACAATGGAAATTGGGTCGTGTTGGAAGCGCAAGGAAATCCCATCATAGAGGGATCGGGAGAAGTCAAACATATTGTTTTTGTCGCCCGGGACATTACGGAACGAAAAAGATCAGAAGAACTTTTGCGCAAGACGAAAAATTTGTCAATAGTGGGTGAATTAGCTGCAGGAGTTGCACATGAGATACGTAATCCACTGACATCCATCAAGGGATTCATTGAACTGCTTCAAACTGGAATCACTAAACCCGAATATTTTGAGATTCTCTCTATGGAAATGAATCGTCTGGAATCCATCATCGAGGAGTTTTTGCTTCTCGCCAAACCACAAGTGGTTGATTTTAAGGAAACCGACGTGAACAGCATTCTGTACCATGTGATCACCTTACTTCATAATCAGGCCATAATAAAAAACATTGAAATGCTTTACGAACTGGCTTCGGAACTTCCGCCTTTACGGTGTGACCCCAATAAATTAAAACAGGTTTTTATTAATTTAGTAAAGAATGCGATAGATGCTATCGATGATAGAGGGAGAATCACGATTCAGACCTATCTGATTGACGCAGATACGATCAGAGTTAGAATTGCGGACAATGGGTGCGGAATATCTGACCATCGATTGAAGTTTCTCGGAGAGCCCTTCTACAGCACGAAAGAAAAAGGAGTAGGCCTCGGAATCATGGTTAGCTATAAGATTATTAAGGAGCACCAGGGAACCCTCAGCTTCCAAAGTGAAGTAGACCAAGGAACCATCGTTGATGTCAACCTTCCTCTTGGATCGAATTAG
- a CDS encoding S-layer homology domain-containing protein, producing MIKKLLALSLTAVLLSSPVGGNIYAAPTETNQQLHPITKQPIYELSSMDYQGMIKTLEEFEEKSNGKLEVFTLSERGYQHSKSQQGRELYVAKIGNGDKKIWIQGRIHGDEPYGLESQIEILERLIEQKDEKYKTLMNELTMYFIPMYNPDGSEMNNRRTFLFDPKTGEPVLDEKGEQKSVDMNRDWAENMFLASDSIAFYEFWADIKPDFAFDIHHQGLKTLYGTEDKQVTMSLGISLAPGGPTLPGVQDGKYDEVTRQALVHVYDELLKYDQFVVDRYTVGNGTQEIDIKGGVVSGMMLGLNYKGLNPDGHSNPAIFIETSGNTRQGDMPEDQREDLILQNVVALDTFLTGIASGDIYKEDASRWSEIPHAPIEGYQTDYDGIMPIIPVKGKTDEKIVLDKPNNTITRYQAAELLVKALNLPVSSNNAVFKDVPKGHESEIVVGAVHAAGIFTGKSDGTFGSNDELTRAQLAVILEQAFDLSASTGSVPSFEDVPTSWASQSIGAVASLDILNGKDGKFRPNEAATRGEFGTALVKAINQTKMN from the coding sequence ATGATTAAAAAATTGCTCGCTTTGTCGTTAACTGCTGTCTTACTATCCTCTCCAGTAGGTGGGAATATCTATGCTGCACCTACAGAAACCAATCAACAGCTTCACCCCATAACGAAACAGCCTATCTATGAATTAAGCTCTATGGATTATCAAGGAATGATCAAGACCCTTGAAGAGTTTGAGGAAAAGAGCAATGGAAAACTAGAAGTGTTCACCCTGAGTGAACGTGGTTATCAACATTCAAAAAGTCAACAAGGTCGCGAGCTTTATGTAGCCAAGATTGGTAATGGGGACAAAAAGATTTGGATTCAGGGGCGTATTCATGGTGATGAGCCTTATGGATTAGAATCTCAGATCGAAATTCTTGAGAGATTAATTGAGCAAAAAGATGAAAAATACAAAACGCTAATGAATGAATTAACCATGTATTTTATTCCGATGTACAATCCAGATGGAAGCGAAATGAATAATAGAAGAACCTTTTTATTTGACCCTAAAACAGGTGAACCCGTGTTAGATGAAAAAGGTGAACAGAAATCGGTTGATATGAATCGAGACTGGGCAGAAAACATGTTCCTTGCGAGCGATTCCATTGCTTTTTACGAGTTTTGGGCAGATATTAAGCCTGATTTCGCCTTTGATATTCATCACCAAGGATTGAAAACGCTTTACGGAACTGAGGACAAGCAAGTCACCATGTCCCTAGGTATTTCTTTAGCACCGGGTGGACCGACACTTCCTGGGGTACAGGATGGCAAATATGACGAAGTCACTCGTCAAGCCTTAGTTCATGTTTATGATGAGCTGCTTAAGTACGATCAGTTTGTCGTTGACCGTTATACGGTAGGGAATGGTACTCAAGAAATTGATATTAAAGGCGGCGTAGTATCTGGTATGATGCTCGGCCTGAACTACAAAGGGCTCAATCCAGATGGTCACAGTAACCCAGCCATATTCATTGAAACTTCCGGTAATACACGTCAAGGTGATATGCCAGAAGATCAGCGTGAAGATTTAATTTTACAGAACGTCGTTGCACTCGATACCTTCCTGACTGGTATTGCATCAGGAGATATTTATAAGGAAGATGCGTCACGCTGGAGTGAAATCCCTCATGCACCCATTGAAGGATATCAAACAGATTATGATGGCATCATGCCTATTATCCCTGTAAAAGGTAAAACCGATGAAAAGATTGTCTTGGATAAGCCTAATAACACAATCACACGTTATCAGGCAGCCGAATTGTTAGTAAAAGCATTAAACCTCCCGGTTAGTTCAAATAATGCCGTATTTAAAGATGTTCCTAAAGGCCATGAGTCTGAGATTGTAGTCGGAGCCGTACATGCTGCGGGTATTTTTACTGGTAAAAGTGATGGAACATTCGGTTCGAATGATGAGTTAACAAGGGCTCAATTAGCTGTTATACTTGAACAGGCTTTTGATTTAAGCGCAAGTACTGGAAGCGTGCCTTCTTTTGAAGATGTCCCTACGTCTTGGGCTTCTCAATCCATCGGAGCTGTTGCATCATTAGATATTTTAAATGGAAAAGATGGAAAGTTCAGACCGAATGAGGCCGCTACAAGAGGAGAGTTTGGTACGGCATTAGTTAAAGCTATCAACCAAACAAAGATGAACTAG
- a CDS encoding methyl-accepting chemotaxis protein: MSVKRVGQLRFTMQVKLVLSFLLVGLLPMAISSMVVLNLGSNEMIKQEQESMRSLAVSTAQGMEQWLTIRLAELEVASQTEGMISMDPARQLAVVHQLKKQSEAYENVVFTGADGLVRAHTNEASIGVMNLGDRDYFITGMQGQSSISSVLVSKGTGNRIVVVAVPVKGENGRVQGVLSAPVNFEQLIHQFLESENVTAKGMFPVLVDKEDRLQVFPDAEMIGKGITEIEADEDLVSVLGMGKSESGHSIIDVDGKEFVVAYAPVSLANYGLYLHRPMDLVLAVTNEVKLGSFIILGISAILIALLAWLISRSFSRNLQVITDQVKRVAEGDLSGEDIQARSRDEIGELTQHFNRMTRQLRELIQRVGSSAEQVAASAEELTASADQTAKTTELVTSSIQQVSAGAGQQNEGLAESARSLEEISTGVQQIAEVSSSISESSTLTLEKAQEGGQCVQKTVDQMGFIRDSVTETDTLIRSLEERSKEIGEILDVINGIAAQTNLLALNAAIEAARAGEQGRGFAVVADEVRKLAEESQRSSSLIGHLIHEIQKDMIASTTSMAQVKNEVGQGLIIANETRRNFEEIVEATNKVAIQMESMASTAQQMSAGTQEVTTSFTEIARIAQQTTGITQEVAASSEEQLASMEEITSSAASLSNMAEELQQWVRKFKV; encoded by the coding sequence GTGAGTGTGAAGAGGGTAGGACAGCTTAGATTTACGATGCAAGTTAAACTGGTTCTTTCATTTTTGTTAGTAGGACTTCTTCCTATGGCCATTTCTTCTATGGTGGTGTTGAACCTTGGAAGCAATGAGATGATCAAACAGGAGCAGGAGTCGATGAGATCTCTTGCTGTTAGCACGGCACAAGGGATGGAACAATGGCTTACCATTAGGTTGGCTGAACTAGAAGTAGCCTCGCAAACCGAAGGAATGATTTCGATGGACCCGGCAAGACAGCTTGCCGTTGTACATCAACTTAAAAAGCAGTCGGAAGCGTATGAGAATGTTGTATTTACGGGAGCTGACGGACTTGTCCGCGCTCATACAAATGAAGCCAGTATCGGAGTTATGAATCTAGGAGACCGGGATTACTTTATCACGGGAATGCAGGGGCAATCTAGCATCTCAAGTGTACTTGTCTCTAAAGGGACTGGAAACCGGATTGTGGTTGTTGCTGTACCTGTGAAAGGAGAGAATGGAAGGGTCCAAGGAGTACTTTCGGCCCCGGTAAACTTTGAACAGCTGATTCATCAGTTTTTAGAGAGTGAAAATGTAACTGCTAAGGGCATGTTTCCTGTTTTAGTGGATAAGGAAGATCGATTACAGGTATTCCCTGATGCGGAGATGATCGGTAAAGGTATTACTGAGATCGAGGCAGATGAAGATTTAGTATCCGTATTGGGAATGGGAAAATCAGAAAGCGGACACTCCATCATAGATGTAGATGGGAAAGAATTTGTAGTCGCATATGCACCTGTGTCCTTAGCTAATTATGGACTCTATCTACATCGTCCAATGGACCTTGTGCTCGCTGTTACGAACGAGGTCAAGTTGGGTTCGTTTATAATCCTGGGAATATCTGCCATCCTTATTGCTCTTCTGGCTTGGTTAATTTCCCGCAGCTTTAGTCGCAACCTCCAAGTGATAACCGATCAAGTAAAAAGGGTGGCAGAAGGGGATTTATCCGGGGAAGATATTCAAGCGAGAAGTCGGGATGAAATTGGCGAGTTGACCCAACATTTCAATCGTATGACCCGCCAGTTAAGGGAATTAATCCAGCGAGTAGGTTCTAGTGCAGAGCAAGTAGCGGCTTCTGCGGAAGAATTGACCGCTAGTGCGGATCAAACCGCAAAGACCACAGAGCTCGTGACTAGCTCGATTCAGCAGGTGTCTGCTGGAGCGGGGCAGCAAAATGAAGGATTAGCTGAAAGCGCCAGGTCGTTGGAAGAAATCTCAACCGGTGTTCAACAAATAGCTGAGGTATCCTCTTCGATATCGGAAAGCTCTACACTTACACTTGAAAAAGCACAGGAAGGCGGACAATGCGTACAAAAAACAGTCGATCAGATGGGATTTATCCGTGATTCCGTGACAGAAACGGATACGTTAATTCGCAGTTTAGAGGAGCGCTCTAAGGAGATTGGTGAAATTCTTGACGTCATTAATGGAATTGCAGCACAAACGAACCTCCTAGCGTTAAATGCGGCGATTGAAGCGGCAAGGGCTGGCGAACAAGGAAGGGGATTTGCTGTTGTAGCGGATGAGGTAAGAAAGCTAGCCGAAGAATCACAACGTTCATCTAGTCTCATTGGTCACCTGATTCATGAAATTCAAAAAGACATGATAGCCTCGACTACTTCCATGGCCCAAGTGAAAAATGAAGTAGGTCAGGGGTTAATAATTGCTAATGAGACCCGGAGAAATTTCGAGGAGATTGTGGAAGCGACGAATAAAGTAGCGATCCAAATGGAGAGCATGGCCTCAACGGCTCAGCAAATGTCAGCAGGAACACAAGAAGTGACCACTTCATTTACCGAGATTGCTCGTATAGCGCAGCAAACAACGGGAATTACTCAAGAGGTGGCAGCTTCTTCCGAAGAGCAATTAGCGTCCATGGAGGAAATTACATCCTCTGCCGCCTCCTTGTCTAATATGGCTGAAGAATTACAACAATGGGTGCGGAAATTTAAAGTTTAG
- a CDS encoding class I SAM-dependent methyltransferase, with product MMSLAKQRFTFLNKFIESPAQVGSITPSSKFLVNKMFENVSWDKLDTIVELGAGTGVFTNHIFERKKVSTKAVIIEKDTQMRLNLEKSYPSLIFGPDAERLDLLLHKLNIPQVDCIVSGLPFANFPLELRKNIMEAITKSLKPDGLFIAFQYSLQMKSMLKQYFHHVEIGLEVRNLPPAFVYTCKKKKEGRLEWI from the coding sequence ATGATGAGTTTAGCAAAGCAGCGCTTCACGTTTTTAAATAAATTTATCGAATCACCGGCGCAAGTGGGGAGTATAACCCCTAGTTCGAAATTTCTTGTAAATAAGATGTTTGAGAATGTTTCATGGGATAAGCTGGACACCATTGTTGAATTGGGTGCTGGAACCGGAGTTTTTACCAACCACATTTTTGAACGTAAAAAAGTTTCAACAAAGGCCGTTATTATTGAAAAGGACACTCAAATGAGGCTGAACTTAGAGAAAAGCTATCCATCCTTAATCTTTGGGCCAGACGCAGAGAGGCTAGATCTATTACTTCATAAACTAAACATTCCCCAAGTGGATTGTATTGTTTCAGGCTTACCGTTTGCTAACTTTCCACTAGAGCTTAGAAAAAATATCATGGAGGCTATCACCAAAAGTCTCAAGCCGGATGGTCTTTTTATTGCATTTCAATACTCTCTACAGATGAAGAGCATGTTAAAACAATACTTCCATCATGTAGAAATCGGCTTAGAGGTGCGTAATCTTCCACCTGCATTTGTTTATACGTGCAAGAAGAAGAAAGAAGGGAGATTAGAATGGATTTAG
- a CDS encoding DedA family protein translates to MDLDVILHGVEHYGYAALFFFLWLGIVGMPIPDEVIVMSGGFMTSTGIFEPLPAFILTYAGVVSGLTIGYCVGRAIGFPAIQYLMRKKKMGKYIEKAHDLIKRYGAFSLVLSYFLPVVRHVVPYIVGMNKMPFYQYALFSFSTGFVWTLALFITGMYFGQSIEVISRYMTHIGWMAISISGITALVIFLVNKIKKTGEQVE, encoded by the coding sequence ATGGATTTAGATGTTATCTTACATGGGGTCGAACATTATGGATATGCTGCTTTATTTTTCTTTTTGTGGTTGGGGATTGTCGGGATGCCAATTCCAGATGAAGTGATTGTCATGAGTGGTGGTTTTATGACATCCACGGGGATATTTGAACCACTACCTGCCTTCATTCTTACGTATGCAGGAGTCGTATCAGGACTTACCATTGGGTACTGCGTAGGAAGAGCCATTGGTTTTCCAGCCATTCAGTATCTGATGCGAAAAAAGAAAATGGGTAAATATATAGAGAAGGCCCATGATCTGATTAAACGCTATGGGGCTTTTTCTTTGGTTCTGAGCTACTTCTTACCTGTTGTTCGTCATGTCGTTCCGTATATTGTAGGAATGAATAAAATGCCATTTTATCAATATGCCCTGTTCTCTTTTTCAACGGGATTCGTTTGGACATTGGCTCTCTTTATCACCGGAATGTATTTTGGTCAATCCATCGAGGTCATTAGCCGTTATATGACTCATATAGGATGGATGGCCATTTCAATTTCGGGGATTACGGCCCTAGTTATTTTTTTGGTAAATAAAATAAAAAAAACGGGTGAACAAGTGGAATGA